aaaaaaaaagagCTACTGTATTTAGACTTAGGAAAAAAGGCAGAGTaacattacttaaaaaaaaaaaggatatgtttacatttaattttgGCTACCaggagtttattttattttatttagtatttttttgcCAATGGTGCCAAGTAATGTGAATGCTAATATTGCTTAAGAAAATTAAGTTACTTTTGCTAAACAGATAATCATGAGTCAGTGTAAAGCTTAACACCATCCACTCACTCCAACAAAGGACACTTAGAATGATCAAAACCTGACAAAAGAAATAGTATGATAAGTAGAAAAATGTCTCATGTTTTCATATCTCCTGATGGAAACcagaaaatgtaacaaaaattgcacaaaaaaattactaaaaattaaaaagatgcaAACTGGTCTTGTGAGGATGTCATGGTATACTACTCTTTCCACATAATGAGGAGCCAAAGAAATctgatgcttttaaaaaattaaactactAATGTTAAATTGAGAGAATAAAGTTTGCATTTGCTGATGCCAGTTTAAAATTCCCAGGTCAAGTTTCAGGATCAGTTGGTGTAAAGCTGAGATAatagttttttcttggttctggCTGCCAACTGTGTGTTAAAGCTCAAGGCTTGTTGTGAAGcctgaaaatattcacaaataagCTTTTAAACTGGTGTCGTTAGAAGGGAGGTAGATACAAAAAGACTGTGGTAAAAACTGGGGTCAGTGCTCTTGGTGCCTTTTCTATAATTGTACTTGTTTTTTAATTACTTCCTTTCACTGCCAACCTCGGGTTACTGTACAGTATATGTCCTACTGCTTGTGATCAGCTTGGCAAAAGCGACAGCCCCACAACTAGTGGCCACCTGTACATTTGTAAACTGACCTGACtcgattttgtttttaaatgtgtggATTATGTTGCAGCTATTGCAGTCCCCATCTAGCTATCTATTATTTAACACAATTTGACCTATAGGAGGACACTGTGTAATTTATAAACACAATTTTGCATTCATAAATGGGAATAGAATGTGAAAGCCAGCTCTTTCAGAGTATCATATATTAATACTGAATTTAGATacatttattccatttattatGGTACAAAAACTGATCTTTTGACAAGAGTAATGACCTCAGTGATTCGCTTTAAGCCTCACATTTGTTATTATTTATGTAATGTTTCACACGCTACATTATTAATTGAGTAAGTTAGACAATTCTGGAAGATGAAGACTTAGATAGAATTAGGAGGGTTCTTACGGAGGGGATAGGAAGTAGGTTCAAAACCTACCAGTGTAGCCTACCAGTACAACTGTGAATCCTAGGTGAGGTACAAATGCACTTCCACTGAAATGAAGCATTTCTGTCTGCTTTTTCTTGGTTGTGAATCTTAATTTTGAATATAAGATGATAGGCAAGCGCAGCTTTCTTGGATAATCTGAATTCCCAAGTGCCAGGAGTAGGActtcattataaaattaatagCTAATCTTATTCTGTCTCCTGAAGATTTAATTGCTATTCTTGTTACCCATTTGAAATCAGCTGTACTGTGTGAACGAAATAAAGACAATTAACTCGAACCCCTCTCTGGCTGCACGGTCGCTTATGGCAGTTCCACACAGTAGTTGGCGCCCAATGGGGGGTCCCTGAGACTTGCATGTAAAACTAGTCTAGATGTCTTCttttttgtaagttttatttttgtaattgtgCATGTAAAGCATCATTGAATCAATGGATCTGTTGAAGAAATCAGCTGCTGGAAACCATGCAAAATGTTTTGAATTGCCCTTAAAATAtggaaaatgttttctgaatgcTTTATATTCTTTCTGctgtaaattaaaaatgaagaaaatttccCCATactttgtgtgtgttttgattATACCTAATACTGAAATCCAAGGTCATCAGCAAGTCTCAACCATAGGGAATAATTTCACGTACTTCCACCCAGATACATGTGCTGACATTGAATGTTACAGTTTCAGATATGTCCATGAAAAAAATTCTTAGCGTGAGCCACTGTTCCTAGAACACTGCTTTTCAGCTCTCTTAGGCACCTCTCAACATATCAAAATCATTTGTCTAAGTGCAGTGATTTGAAACAAGGATAGCAATTTAAATTCATCAGTTAAAATCCTCTGAAgttttttaaaatgccttttcCAGCTGACTACTAATACCAATATTCCCTTCTGAGAATTATGTCGTCATTGCCTCATTCTCTTTCCCTGCAGATCCTCATATGCGTCCCCGGGCCCTTTTCTATGTGGTCCGTCTCAGTGACCCTTTGGTCTGTACAAACCGTGTGCATTTCCACTGTTCTGTGTTCACGATGTTTGTTCATCTCTTGCCTGGAAAGTTCTCTTTTTAACTACCCAACTCAAACCCCATCACTTTTGTGGCATTCTTGTCGGTTGTAACATGCTAACATTCCCTTTTCAAATGACTCCACTTGGAGTTGGAAAAGACAGTTTAGTACTtaggtattttacttttcatttctcaTCTAAACTGCTAGTTGACCATGTTTTGTagtgtttcctttgtttttcctgtAGTTGGGAAGAATGCTTTCAGTAACAAACACGTCGCAAAGTAACTGCGTTCCATTTGTGCCTCCACCTCCGATCAAAAGTAGAGGATCTACTCTGTTCTAGGGCCCAGAATGCAGAAGTGTAAAAACTACGCTCCCTGATGTCAAGGCTCCCACAAACATTGAAATATGGTCTGGACAATGACATATCTCTGTCACAAATGGTACACGAAGAGCGGGGACCTAACCCACTCAGTGCCTGTGCTAAATATCCCAAGTGGACTTCCCATCTCTTTTTAACACGTTGTTTGGGAAAATGGTGTTTCCAGGACCACTGGGTTACCGTGGGATGTTATGCAGAAGTACACAGACTGTCTCCAATATTGTCATGGTCAGAGAAATGGCCTACGGACCCAAAATAACGTAGCGCCGCCGCCCTCATTTACCCGCACAGTCCCTGCAAACGCCTAATGCTCCACGTCCTCCGACGTCTGCACGGGCGGCGGTGGTGACAGAAGCTGACACCGGACGACCTGCGCTCGAGGGAGGCGTGGTCGCCGCCCCGCCCTCTTCCGGATCGCTCCGCCCCTTCCGGCGCACTCTGCCGGGTGACGTCATCGCCGTCGCGCCGTCGCTACCCCGCCCAGCTCCCGGCTTCCTTACCCCCTACGCCGCTGTCGACCctcgcccgccgccgccgccgccgccagaaTGTGAGTGACGCGACGCTGTGCTTGGCGGGACGGTCCGGGCTAGGAGATGGTGGCCCGCGGCTGGCACCCTGCCCGGCCAGATTCCGGCCGGCCATCGCTCGGATGCGGGCCCGCGCTGGGGCTCCGCGGCTTGGGGGGTAGGCGGCGTCCCCGAGGGTGCTGGCCGCAGACAAGCTGGGCTGGCCCCGCGGCGCCGCCAACCTCCCGGAAGGGCTCCGCTGCTGTCCGGCGGCCGCCGAAGGGGCGAGGCCGGGGCGGCCGGGGGCTTTCCGGAGCTAGAGAGCGCTCCCCACCCAGTCCCCGTCCCTTCTCTTTCCTCAAACGGTCTCCGAGAGTAGCGGGCCCCGGTGTTGGGCTGGGCTCCGGAAGTTGCAAGGGAAAGGACCTGGGCCCTGTATTGAGGTACCTAAGGTCAGCGTGGACTCGGAAAAGAGCTGTGGCTTTCTCCCATTTTATACTACGCACTCTTGTAGTGGCCCTTGGAAACGTGGAGTTTCCAGTGTAACATGCAGAGAATGCTGTCAAGAATAACAAGGACCCTGTGTGCCCCCTTCAACCTGCTCATTGCTTGCCTGCAGAGGAGAAAGGAATGGGTGTTTTCCGTGGGTTCCTTATAGGAACTAAGGACAGCATTCTGGGGTGTTGGTGCTAAGGCCGCTGTGCCAGTAGATCACACTGGTTAAGATCTTGATACGTGGAATTATACCAGACCTGGTCTAAACGAAGACTACACTGCCGCCAGTCGTGTTGATTTTCTAAACCTCtactcatctatgaaatggggttAATAGTACTAACTCCGTTAGTGAGTTACGAGGATTAAGTGAAAAAACATTTGGAGAAAAGGTACCAGTATGTGTGACCCTTTGCTATTATCTGTCAGACAATAAACTCTGTGAGGGCAGGAATGGGATCCATGTATCTCGGACCTCTGACACACGGTGGTATAAAATAACTGTTGAGTCAATGAATCAGCGTGGCTGTGTGTCTAAGACACACACTAGTTGCTGTCTTAGACCTCTAAGACCCGGGAGTCTGAGCTGTTAGAGAAGTTATATCTGAAAATTGAAGCGTTTCCAACCAAAAATGGAACCAATAAGGACTTCCAAGCCAGAATGGTCAAAAAAGATCTGCCTGGGGAGAAATATAGCATTCAGTGGGAATTTTAAAAGTACAGTGCCTTTTTAAAGAGGGAGCATTGCTTCTGCTTACTTACCTTGCTCACTCACACCCCTCAGCACCCTGCATCTTGGTGTTCCTGACCCTGTTTCTGTAAATGAATCTACTTCCCCATAGTGGAAAAAGGACATTCTATAATTGTTCATAACTATGAAAACAGTTCTTGCCACAGTGAAAAGATCAGGTTAGCACTGAGTGCATTTATGTAGGTGCATGCCTtttagaacaaataattttagaaatcaGGAAGTAGAGTTTACCTTTCTTAGCATCAGGTGCTTCAGAGATACAAAGTAGGTCCTATTAAACCTTCACTTCAGATCCCCGTCACTTTTCACTTTTAACGTGGGTGAATCTTGGGAATTAGAGGAATTGGATGAAATGTCATTAGAACCTTTGTTCATTACCATAGGaaggatttctcttttttgcttTAGTTACGAAATTTCTAACACTCAGGGTCCTGGAATAACATCTTCACACTTGCAGAAATGTATCTGGAATCACCGTTGACTCATACTCCTTCCCGTGTTTCAGGTCTGCAGGTGCGCCTGCGACTTCAAGTGCTGCCTCTGGCAGTAATCGAAGACTTCAGCAGACACAAAATCAAGTGGATGAGGTATTGCCCTGAAATGTtgaaaacatgaattttaaaCCAACATGGGAACACTCTGGAAATAATTCTATTCAGAGAAAGTATTATAAAAGTGTGAATATAAATGTTGGTTCTATCACAAATGTAACAAAAATTTGTCCCCTGGTATTCTCAAAACCCTGATCTAATCTTCTGAGAAGTCAGATTCTCTGGTTTCATGCTTGTTTTCCTGTAACTGAATTACATGCCTAAAACACAAAACACTCTTTCCTAAGAGCATTCCTCCAAGAACcacttataatatatattttgctaCAACAATAAcccattggaaaagaaaaaggaaccacTTTATAAAAGAAGGTAAAGAATCTTGAGGATTAATTCCTCAAGCCAAGACCAATCCTTCTGACCAGGTTTTTCATCAAAATGCTTTTTCTAGTTACCCAGCCTGAACAAGCCTCTGTATAATTCAACTAATTCTGTTCTAATTTTATTCTGCATGaaacttttgtttatttatgaaATCAAATGGGGACTTTTTCTTAAccaaaagagttttaaagacagttttgtttttttgttaacaGATAAAACTTACATAACACACAGCCATTTTGAAGggtacagttcagtggtgtttGGTGTATTCATAATGTACAACCATCACCTATGTAATTTCACAattttttcatcatcccagaagAACACCCTGTACACATTTAATGGTCAGTCCCCATTCCCCCTTTCTCCCATTCCCTGGTAATCTGTAATTGTCTTTTATGGATTTTCCTGTTCTGGATGTATCAAATAAAGGGGATCATCCACTGTGtgacctttgtgtctggcttctttcacttagcctcaTGTTTTTGATGTTCATCCAAGTCGGAGCCTGTGTCAGTATCTTGTCCCTTGTTATGGCTGAGAGTGTTCCATATGTGTCTACAtaatttgcttatccattcatctcttgttGGATTTTTgagtttccaccttttggctatgattattgctgctgtaaacattcatgtacaaatttCTGTGGGGACAtaggtttttatttctcttgggtatatacataGGAGTAGAATTggtggattatatggtagttcaatgattaactttttaaggaaccaCCAAACTTCTCCACAGtgcctgcaccattttacattctcaccagcaatgtccAAAGGTTtctgtttctccacatcattaccaatacttgttattttctattttttggctatagccatcctagtgagtatgaagtagtatctcattgtggttttggtttgcatctCCTTAATGAccaatgatgttgaatatctttttatgtgcttgttggcaatttttatatattctctgtagaaatgtctattcaagttatTACCCATTCTTAATTGGGTAGTTTCTTTTGTTGAgtggtaagagttctttatatattctgtatattaaACCTTTTTCAGATGTAtgccttgccaacattttcttccattctgtagatTGTCTTCATATCCTTGATAATGTCTTTataaagtccaatttatttttttcttttcttgctctttGATGTCAAATCCATGAATAAATCCAAAGTTATTAAGATTTGactcttatattttcttctaagagttatatAGCTTTAGCTCTTATACTTAGgtcatttgatccattttgaattaacttttgaATATGGGATGAGATAGaggtccaaattcattcttttgcatatgattATGTCattttcccagtaccatttgttgaaagagtGTTCTTTGTTCTATTGAATAATCTTGGCagcttgtcaaaaatcagttggccaTAGATGTTTGGGTTGATTTCTGGactcagttctgttccattggtctctgttTTCTTATGCCAGaatcatactattttgattactgtagctttgtagtaagttttgaaattggaaagtGTGAGTCCtctaactttgtttttctttttcaatattgttttagcTATTAAGGGCCCcttgcagttccatatgaatgtgAGGACTGGCTTTTCCATTTTGCAGGGGACAGTAGGAAAAatggccattggaattttgatgttGTGTTGAATCTGCACATCACTTTGGGGAGTATTGACATGTAACAATATGTATGAAGTATTCCAGTCTATGGACTTGGGATGCCTCCTCATCTAATTAGGTCTTGAATTACATTGAGCAgtgtttttagttttcagtggGCAAGTCTTTTTGCCTCCTTGGTTCAgtttatccctaagtattttattttggatGCTAGTACTatatatggaattgttttcttaattttcttttcattaccaGCATATGGAAACACACTGGTTCACAGATTTTGATCTTATACCCTGAACTTTCCTGAATTTGTTTAACAACTCTGGTAGGGTTTTTTGGTGTgtggattctttgggattttattATATCTGGAACTATctgaaatagaaaacattttacttcttcctttccattttagaagtcttacttctttttcttgcctaattgctctggccagAACTTCTGGTACAGTGTTGAGTGGCAGTAGTGAAAGTGGGGTACCCTTATTCTGTCCTGAAGTTAGGGAGAAAGTTTTCTGCCTCGCACCTTGAGCATGGATGTTGTTTTTCCATGTGTCCTTTATCATgttaaggaagttcccttctgTTCTTAGTTTGctcagtgtttttatcatgaaagggtgagCCTCCCACAAATGAAAATTTGTCATAAAGTTGGCTCAAATAAAGTACTGACCTGAACAAAATGTGCCACTgaattattgagaatttttgttcttctatttcgTTATACGCGACTTGGTGTGATCATATTCAGGTGGTGGACATCATGAGAATCAATGTAGATAAGGTGCTGGAAAGAGACCAGAAGCTCTCTGAGTTAGATGACCGTGCAGATGCCCTGCAGGCAGGAGCTTCCCAATTTGAAACGAGTGCTGCCAAGTTGAAGAGAAAATACTGGTGGAAAAATTGCAAGGTAATTCTCTTTTAACTGGTCTTTAAGTCACCCTTTGTTATTCTCAGGGGGTTGACAAAAGCTATAAATAATGCTGGACTTTCATGAATCTCAGAGGTGAATTTGACTTGCCACACATGGAAATTTGGATTGACTTTGAATCTAAACCACTGCCTGCATCCCCTTTTCTTCTCCCCACAACTAGGAATTCTCCATGTTCTGTGGCTGAAAAATAGGAGTGTCCAAAATCAATCACAAATATAAGCCCCTTCTAACCTCCACTCCACAGAGCCCTGAACGCAGATTGATGGGAGAGGGCTGGAGTCGTGGTCagtttgcgtgtggttttgtgaaTGGCTTCCGTGTCGACCGAGAGAGCTGCTCGAAAGCCACAGTGTGCTCCACAGCAGAGCAGAAAGCAGCTGCACAAGAAATGGGGCCCACAGTCTATTCTGTACAGCTCCCACGTCCCAAATACATCCTGCCCCCTTCCTGGTGTAGAAGAGACACTATCCCATTCACGGGACAAACTTAGAGGTCCTTCCTTATGTGGAAAACTTATATGGCACCACAAATCATTTGAATATCTTACAAAAAGCAGATAAGTAACCTTCAGGCCCTAATAGAGAGCATGAAATTCaggctttaaaaattatttcagattgTAGTGCACCTTAACTTCTCTTTCAGTGACTAGAATGGTATTATATGATACTCGGGTACGCACATGGATCTGTCTTAGAAATGTGGACGTCTGTTTCATTGCAGATGTGGGCGATAGGGATCGGCGTCGTCgtcattgtcatcatcatcatcgtgGGTGAGTCCTCAGCTCCCTGGGGAGGTTAAGTCCATTGTCTTCACAATTAATTTCATGTACAAGAACTCAGAATAAAAGTGCCCTCAAATGTTAGTTTATACcaaagggttttgttttcttcagtaaatCTTTTAAATACTTGAGTGTTACATGATTAAAATCTTAGATTCTTGAGATTTGAAgttaagaaaatatattcatttccaCTGACTTATCAGGTTGCTCTCTGAATATTATCTTCTTCAGCTATTTCCCTTTATGAAAAATAGTATAGGCTAGTGATTGGAAGTGTGGGCCACCTGTGATCTCCCCTagctccaccaccaccatccagcACATGGCCTTCAGCAAGTCAGTTCATAGCTCTGAactgcagtttcctcatttgtaaattacTACCTACTTCATATGTTTGCTCTGAGGACAAAACTGGTTAATATGTAAAAAGTGCTTAGGATTGTATCTGGCATATGATAATAgttaataaatatgtgtatatataatatacatacatacaactactattattactactactacttcCAGTATATACAGTGTTGGAACAACTCATTGCTGTTCTTAGCCCATTACATGGGAACTATTTAAAGAAACAATTCTTTTGTCCTTTCTTTTGACACTCTCCTCTAGCCCTCTACAAAATGTAGAGAAGCTATTAGGAAATTAgatgaatttaatttttgttcACATTCAGACAGCAGCGCTAATGTTAGTTCTGGATTTGCACTGAAAGACTAACCCACTGTTTTGCATCTCCCCTGCTTATTAGTGTGGAAcatttcttcctgaagaaccagtGAAATTCCAGCCTGCTGTTCAAGAAACCTCTTCAAGACTTTTGACTTAGAGCCTGCCATGTTGTTAAGCTTACCTTACTGTTGTATTCTAAAACGATTATTTTCTGTTAGTTGATGTAAAGTTTAATTTCTAGGAAATGtgcctttgttttttaatatgcACTCCAAACTAGAGGTGTGGTCAGCCCAGTACACTGTGCACAGTGCCCTTGCAAATTCACATATAGGCTGATAAGCTTCTTCAGTTCCAGAGTGTTATGATCTAGAAGTAATGTCTGATTAATTGCCATTAATTTCAGTCAAGGAAATTGGTTCCAAGTTATCAATTCTCATCGTATGATGTTATCTTTAGAACTGTATTTTAAACT
The sequence above is a segment of the Manis pentadactyla isolate mManPen7 chromosome 4, mManPen7.hap1, whole genome shotgun sequence genome. Coding sequences within it:
- the VAMP3 gene encoding vesicle-associated membrane protein 3 isoform X1 codes for the protein MRARAGAPRLGGSAGAPATSSAASGSNRRLQQTQNQVDEVVDIMRINVDKVLERDQKLSELDDRADALQAGASQFETSAAKLKRKYWWKNCKMWAIGIGVVVIVIIIIVVWNISS
- the VAMP3 gene encoding vesicle-associated membrane protein 3 isoform X2, translating into MSAGAPATSSAASGSNRRLQQTQNQVDEVVDIMRINVDKVLERDQKLSELDDRADALQAGASQFETSAAKLKRKYWWKNCKMWAIGIGVVVIVIIIIVVWNISS